One window of the Zea mays cultivar B73 chromosome 3, Zm-B73-REFERENCE-NAM-5.0, whole genome shotgun sequence genome contains the following:
- the LOC109945244 gene encoding uncharacterized protein produces MCSNHAPQLLATTSNPCRIPPARYIAQPHRRCPFSQHAVVGSRCCYLHPSHSPCSTKMPPRSSTSGGCTLVVAAPCPSTRSPSVSPLAQQPRRLRALSARCFVKPVDSTSSTLAGCLLFLRSPIRDAVETRGPRDDDRASDVVPPTRCSRWMTQGRMDITSGCSPSEYPPPANTI; encoded by the exons ATGTGCAGCAACCACGCTCCGCAGCTCCTTGCAACAACAAGCAATCCCTGCCGCATCCCACCTGCTCGATATATTGCGCAGCCACATCGTCGTTGCCCTTTCTCGCAGCACGCCGTCGTTGGTTCTAGGTGCTGCTACCTACATCCCTCGCACTCACCTTGCTCGACAAAAATGCCTCCCCGTTCGTCGACCTCGGGTGGCTGCACACTTGTTGTCGCTGCCCCTTGTCCGTCAACGCGCAGCCCCTCTGTTTCCCCATTGGCGCAGCAGCCCCGACGTCTCCGTGCTCTGTCGGCTCGCTGTTTTGTGAAGCCAGTGGACAGCACGTCGTCGACGCTCGCCGGGTGTTTgctgtttttgcgcagccccATCCGTGACGCCGTCGAAACCC gtg gaccgagagatgacgatcgtgcaagtgatgtggtgccacccacaagatgcagtcggtggatgacccaaggaaggatggacataaccagtggatgctcgccaagcgagtaccctcccccagcaaacactatctaa